The Endozoicomonas sp. 4G DNA segment TCAGACTGCCCCTGTAGTTGGTTCTGTAGTTGCAGCCCTCATGGTCACACTGATGCTCTTTGGGTCTCTGGTCGGCAGGCAGGTGGGTCTGTTTGTGCGTTTTCAGATTGCCCTTCAGCTTGGTGCTGTAGTTGCAGCCCTCATGGTCACACTGATGCTCTTTGGGTCTCTGATCAGCAGGCAGGTGGGTCTGTTTGTGCCTTTTCAGGTGGCTAATGTGGTCTGTGTTGTCAGCAGGTGAGCTGATTTTCGGGTTGTTAGCAGAGTCTGCTTCTGTCACTTCTGCCGCTGGCTCAGTGGGTATTTCACTGTCTGAAATGGAGCTCTGCTCAATCATTTTCAGTCTCAGGTCCGAACAATACTGACTGATTTCGTTTAATGCCTGAAAAGGATCAACTGTCGTGCTTAAACACTGAGCATCAGTTTCGGTATCTGTTTCGTCTTCGTTTAAATAGTGGTCGCTGCTTTGATCAGAGGTGCTGCTGTCTTCACTGTCAGAGCCCTCATTCGAGGCTGCACGACAGTAAGTCTTAGCTTCGACGACAGAGTCAGGAGAGACGCCTGTGGCAGGCAAAAAGCCATAGCGGGTGTCTGGTTTTAAGACATCTGGTTTTAAGACAGCCAGACCGAAGAGTAAAGGCAAGCTGTTTTCCTGAGCGTGGCCATTGGAGCAGTGCACAGAAAAAACAATGGCCAGGGTCAAAATGAATGGTTTGTTGGATAGCAAGGCCTGGCTTCCCAGTCGTTGAACTGTTTATTGAAAATTCAGGTTAGTAAAAATCTGGAAAGAGGTCGGAGGTTTCTTTGGGGCGGCTTGAGAAGCGGATCATTCTTTATCATCCTTCTTTCTTTTCTTGTTAGATGGCGGCTGGTCACAGGCTTTTCTTTTGGGTCTCTTGGGTCTCTGGTCGGCAGGCAGGTGGGTCTGTTTGTGCCTTTTCAGATTGCCCGCCTGGTTGGAGCTGTAGTCGCAACCCTCATGGTCACAGGCTTTTCTTTTGGGTCTCTTGGGTCTCTGGTCGGCAGGCAGGTGGGTCTGTTTGTGCCTTTTCAGATCGCTCGCCCGGTCGGTGCTGTAATCGCAGCCCTGATGGTCACAATCGTGCATCTTGGGCCTCTGGTCGGCAGGCAGGTGGATCTGTTTGTGTAATTTCAGCCTGCCACTGTGGTCGGTTCTGTAGTCACAGCCCTCATGGTCACAATGATGTACCTTGGGCCTCTGGTCGGCAGGCAGGTGGGTCTGTTTGTGCCTTTTCAGATCGCCCGTGTAGTCAGTGCTGTAGTTGCAGCCCTGATGGTCACACTGGTGCCGCTTGAGTCTCTGGTCGGCAGGCAGGTGGGTCTGTTTGTGCCTTTTCAGATCTCTTACGTGGTCGGTGCTGTAGTTGCAGCTCTCATGATCACACTGGTGCATCTTGGGTCTCTGGTTGGCAGGCAGGTGGGTCTGTTCGTGCCTTCTCAGATTCCGCGCCTGGTTGGAGCTGTAGTCGCAACCCTCATGGTCACAGTGGTGCACCTCGGGTCTCTGGTCAGCAGGCAGGTGGGTCTGTTTGTGCGTTTTCAAATTGCTCGCCACGTCGGTGTTGTAGTTGCAGCCCTCATGGTCACAGTGGTGCATCTTGGGTCTCTGGTCAGAAGGCAGGTGGGTCTGTTTATGCATTTTCAGATTGCCCTTCAGGTTGGAGCTGTAATCGCAGCCCTCATGGTCACACTGGTGCACCTTGGGTCTTATGGTTCTCTGGTCGGCAGGCAGGTGGGTTTGTTTGTGTAGCTCGGTGGCTATTTCAGTGTCTGAAGTGGTCTCCTGATTAATCATTTGCAGTCTCAGAGTCGCACAGTACTCACTGAATTCGTTTAATGCTCGAAAAGGCTCAGGTGTCGTGTTTACACACTGAACATCGGTTTCGGTATCAGTTTCGTCTTCTTCAGGGCTGTTGTCGCTGTTTTCATCAGAGGTGCCCTTGTCTTCACTGCCCTTGTCTTCGCTGTAGGCACTATCATCAGAGGCTGCCCAGCTGCAAGTTTTGGCTCCGACGCCAGAGTCAGGAGAGACGCCTGTGGCAGGCAAAAAGCCATAGCGGGTGTCTGGTTTTAAGACAGCCAGACCGAAGAGTAAAGGCAAGCTGTTTTCCTGAGCGTGGCCATTGGAGCAGTGCACAGAAAAAACAATGGCCAGGGTCAAAATTAATGGTTTGTTGGATAGCAAGGCCTGGCTTCCCAATCGTTGAACTGTTTATTGAAAATTCAGGTTAGTAAAAATCTGGAAAGAGGTCGGAGGTTTCTTTGGGGCGGCTTGAGAAGCGGATCATTCTTTATCATCCTTCTTTCTTTTCTTGTTAGATGGCGGCTGGTCACAGGCTTTTCTTTTGGGTCTCTTGGGTCTCTGGTCGACAGGCAGGTGGGTCTGTTTGTGCCTTTTCAGATGGCTTGTGTCGCCTGTGCTGTAGTTGCAGCCCTTATGGTTACACTGTTGCATCCTGAGTCTCTGGTCGGCAGGCAGGTGGGTCTGTTCGTGCGTTGTCAGATGGCCCTTGTGGTAGGAATTGTAGGGGCAGCCCTCATGGCGACACTGATGCACCTTGAGTCTTTCGGCTCTCTGCTCGGCAGGCAAGTGGGTCTGTTTGTGCGTTTTCAGATTGCCCGCCCGGTCGCTGCTGTAGTCGCAGCCCTCGTGGTCACACTGGTACACGTTGGCTCTCTGGTTGGCAGGCAAGTGGGTTTGTTTGTGCGTTTTCAGATTGCCTGCCCGGTAGCTGCTGAAGTTGCAGCCCTCATGGTCACACTGGTGCACCCTGGGTCTCTGGTCAACAGGCAAGTGGGTATGTTTGTGCAGTTTCAGGCTGCCCTTGTGGTCGGTTCTGAAGTCGCAGCCCTCATGGTCACACTGGTGCACCTTGGGTCTTTGGTCAGCGGGCAGGTGGGTCTGTTGGTGATTTTTCAGACGTTGCGTCCGGTCGGTTCTGTAGTCGCAGCCCTCGTAGTCACACTGGTACCTGAGACTTTTGTTTTTTTTGATTCTCTGGTCGGCAGGCAAGTGGGTCTGTTTGTGCGTTTTCAGATTGCCCGCCCGGTCGCTGCTGTAGTTGCAGCCCTCATGTTCACACCGGTGCTCCTTGACTCTCTGGTCGGTAGGCAAGTGGGTCTGTTTGTGCGTTTTCAGATTGCTCGACAGGTGAGTTCTGTAGTTGCAGCCCTCATGCTCACACTGGTGTACTTGGGGTCTCTGTTCAGCAGGAAGGTGGATCTGTTGGTGTGTTTTCAGACTGCTCCTGTGGTCGGTTCTGTAGTTGCAGCCTTCATGTTCACACTGGTGCACTTTGGGTCTCTGGTCAGCAGGCAGGTGGATCTGTTTGTGCCTTTTCAGATGGCCCGCCCGGTTGGTGCTGTAGTCGCAGCTCTCATTGTCACACTGGTGAATCCTGAGACTTTTGGTTTTTTTGGGTCTCTGGTTGGCAGGCAGGTGGGTCTGTTTGTGTGTTTCCAGATAACGCGTCTGGTCGGTGCTGTAAGCAGAGTTTGCATCTGTCACTTCTGCTTCTGATTCAATGGCTATTTCACTGTCTGAAGTGGACTCCTGGTTAATCATTGTCAGTCTCAGAGTCGCACAATACTGACTGAATTCTTTTAATGCTCGAAAAGGATCAGGTGTCGTGTTTACACAGTGAACATCCGTTTCGGTATCAGTTTTATCTTCTTCAGAACAGTTGTCGTGGTTTTCCTGAGCGAGGCCAATAGGGCAATGCACAGAAAAGGCAATGGCAAAGGTTAAAATTAATGGTTTTTTGGATAGCAAGGCCTGGCTTCCCAGTCGTTGAATTGTTTATTGGGAAGTCAGGTTAGTCAAAATCTGAAAAAAGGTCGGAGTTTTCTTTGAGGTGGGCTGGGAGGTGGATCATTCTTTATCACCCATCTTTCTTTTCTTGTTAGATGGCGGCAGGTCATGCGCTTTCATTTTGGGTCTCTTGAGTCTCTGGTCGGCAGGCAGGTGGGTCTGTTTGTGCCTTTTCAGATGGCTTGTGTTGTCTGTACTGTAGTTGCAGCCCTTATGGTCACACTGTTGCATCCTGAGTCTCTGGTCGGCAGGCAGGTGGATCTGTTTGTGCGTGTTCAGACTGCTCCTGTGGTCGGTTCTGTAGTTGCAGCCCTCATGATCACACTGGTGCACCTTGGGTCTCTGTTCAGCAGGCAGGTGGGTCTGTTTGTGCCTGTTCAGACTGCCCATGTGGTTGGTGCTGTAGTTGCAGCCCTCATGGTCACACTGGTGCACCTTGGGTCTTTTGGATCTCTGGTTTGCAGGCAGGTGGGTCTGCTTATGCCGTTTCAGATCGCCCGACCGGTTGGTACCGTAGCTACAGCCCTCATGGTTACACTGGTGCCCCCTGGGTCTCTGGTCGGCAGGCAGGTGGGTCTGTCTGTGCAGTCTAAGATGGCTCGTGTACATAGTGAAGTAGCTGCAGCTCTCATGGTCACACCGGTGGACCCTGAATTTCCGGTTGGCAGGCAGGTGGGTCTGCTTATGCCTTTTCAGATCGTCCGCCCGGTTGGTACTGTAGTTGCAGTCCCCATGGTTGCACTGGTGCACCTTGGGTCTCGTCACTTCTGCCTCTGACTCAGTGGGTACTTCATTGTTTGAAATGGACTCCTGCTGAGTCATTTTTAGTCTCAGAGTCGCACAGTACTGACTGAATTCTTTTAATACCTGAAAAGGATCTGGTGTCGTGTTTACACACGGAACATCCGTTTCGGTATCCGCTTCATCTTCGTTTTCCTCTGAACAGTTGTCGCTGCTTTCGTCAGAGGAGCCGCTGTCTTCGCTGTCACTGTCTTTGCTGTAGGCACTATCATCAGAGGCTGCCTGACAGCAAGCCTTGGCTTCGACGTCAGGGTCAGGAGAAAAGCAAAGCTGTGACAGGCCCGGAGAGTGAAAGCCAATTTTCAGGTTATCGTCAGATAGAAGCCTTATCCAGATCGGTTGGTTATTTCCGAAGCGCAAAGGCAACTTGTTTTCCTGGGCACGACCATTGGCGCAATGCACAAAAAAGGCAATGACCAAAGTTAAAATCAATGGTTTTTTGGTTAGCAAGGCCTGACTTCCCAGTTGTTGAACTGTTTATTGGGAAATCAGGTTAGTCAAAATCTGGAAAGAGGTCGGGGGGCTTTGAGGCGGGTTGGGTTGTGGATCATCTGTTATCACCCTTCTTTCTTTTCTTTTTAGATGGCAACTGGTCATACGCTTTCCTTTTGAGTCTTTTCGGTCTCTCGGGTCTCTGGTCGGCAGGCAGGTGGATCTGTTTGTGCATTCTCAGATGGCCTGCCTGGTCGGTGCGGTAGTTGCAACCCTCATGGTCACACTGGTGCACCTTGGCTCTCTGGTCGGCAGGCAGGTGGGTCTGTTTGTGCTTTTTCAGATCGTCCGCCCGGTAGGTGCTGTGGTTGCAGTCCTGATGGTCACACGGGTACATCCTGGGTCTCTGGTCGGCAGGCAGGTGGATCTGTTTGTGCCTTTTCAGATCGCTCGCCCGGTCGGTACTGTAATTGCAGCCCTTATGGTCACACTGTTGCATCCTGAGTCTCTGGTCGGCAGGCAGGTGGGTCTGTTCGTGCGCTTTCAGATTGCCCTTATGGTAGGTGCGGTAGTTGCAGCCCTCATGGCCACACGGGTGCATCCTCGGTCTCTGCTCAGCAGGCAGGTGGGTCTGTTTGTGCCTTTTCAGATTGGACTTCTGTTCGCTGCTGTAGTGACAGCCTTCATGGTCACAATGTTGCAACCTGGACCCTATGGGTCTCTTGGTTCTCTGGTCGGCAGGCAGGTGGGTCTGTTTGTGCCTTTTCAGATTGTACGTCTGTTTGCTGCTGTAGTTACAGCCTTCATGGTCACAATGGTGCACCCTGAACCCCCTGGGTCTCTTGGGTCTCTGGTCGGCAGGCAGATGGGTCTGTTTGTCGCTTGACTCAGTGGGTATTTCACTGTCTGAAATGGACTCCTGATTCATCATTTTCAGTCTCAGAGTCGTACAATACTGACTGAATTCATTTAATGCTCGAAAAGGGTCAACTGTCGTGTTTACACACTGAACATCAGTTTCACTATTAGTTTCGTCTTCGTCAGAAAGGTTGTTGCTGTCTTCATCAGAGGAGCCGCTGTCTTCACTGCCACTGTCTTCGCTGTAGGCACTATCATCAGACGCTGCCCGACTGCAGCCCCTGGGTTTAACGCCAGGGTCGGGAGAGACGCCAGTGGCAGGAAAAAAGCAATAGCGACTGTCTGACTTTAAGAGTGGCTTTAAGAGGATGTCATCACCGAAGCAAACCCGAGGCATGTCGAAGTTGCCGGCAGCCACAGTAAAGTTGCCGACAGCCACAGTAAAGTTGCCGACAGCCACAGTAAAGAGTAAAGGCAACCTATTTTCCTGACCGTGACCATTAGAGCAATGCACAGAAAAAACAACGGCCAAAGTCAAAATCAATGGTTTTTTGGATAGCAAGGCCTGGCTTCCCGGTTGTTGAAATGTTTATTGGGAAATCAGGTTAGTCAAAATCTGGAGAAAGGTCGGAGGTTTCTTTGAGGGGGGTTGGGAGGTGAATCATCCTTTATCACCCTTCTTTATTTTCTTGTTAGATGGCAACTTAGATGGCAACTGGTCATGCGCTTTCCTTTTGAGTCTCTGGTCGGCAGGAAGGTGGGTCTGTTTGTGCCTTTTGAGATGGCTCGCCTGATTGCTTCTGTAGTTGCAGCCCTTATGGTCACACTGGTGCAACTTGGGTCTCTGGTCGGCAGGCAGGTGGATCTGTTTGTGTATTTTCAGATGGCTCGTCTGGCGGGTGCTGTAGTTGCAGCCCTCATGGTCACACTGGTGCACTTTGGGTCTCTTGGGTCTCTTGGGTCTCTGGTTGGCAGGCAGGTGGGTCTGTTTGTGCACTTTCAGATTGCTCTTGTAGCTGGATCGGTAGTCACAGCTCTCATGGTCACACTGGTGCACCTTGGGTCTTTTAGGTCTCTGGTCAGTAGGCAGATGGGTCTGTTTGTGCTTTTTCAGACTGTTACTGTAGTCAGTGATGTAGTTGCAACCCTCATGGTCACACTGGTGCATCCTGGGTCTTTGGTTAGCAGGCAGGTGGATCCGTTTGTGCTTATTCAGATCGCCCACCCGGTCGGTGCTGTAATTGCAGCTCTCATGGTCACATTGGTGCATCTTGAGTCTCTGGTCGGCAGGCAGGTGGGTCTGTTTATGCATTTTCAGGTCGCTCCTGAATTCAGTGCTGTAGTTGCAGTCCTCATGGTCACACTGGTGCACCTTGGCTCTCTGGCAGGCAGGCAAATGGGCCTGTTTGTGCTTTTTCAGATTGCCTTTGTGGTCGGTGCTGTAGTTGCAGTCCTCATGGTCACACTGGTGCACCTTGGGTTTTCTGGGTTTCTGGTCGGCAGGCAGGTGGGTCTGTTTGTGGGTTGGCTCAGTGGGTATTTCACTGTCTGAAATGGAGTTCTGCTCAATTATTTCCAGTCTCAGAGTTGTACAATATTGACTGAATTCATTTAATACTTGAAAAGGGTCAACTGTCGTGTTTACACACTGAGCATCCGTTTCAGTATTAGTTTCATCTTCGTCAGAAACGTTGTTGCTGCTTTCATCAGAGGAGTCGTTGTCTTCACTGCCAGCTTCATCAGAGGCTGCTCGACTGCAGCCCCCGGGTTCAACGCCAGGGTCAGGAGAAAAGCAATAGCGAGTGTCTGGTTTTAAGAGGATGTCATCACCGAAGCAAACCCGTGGCATGTCGCTGTGGGTCGTCTCTTCTTCTGGTTCCCCAGGCCCGTTGTCAGGTAGAAAGCTTATCTGGGTGAGTTGGCTATTTCCGAAGCAGATTTGCTCCTGCGGCGTTCTATTTTCCTGACCGTGGCCATTAGAACAATACACAGAAAAGGCAATGGCAAAGATCACAATCAATGGTTTTTTGGATAGCAAGGCCTGGCTTCCCGGTTGTTGAACTATTTATTGGAAAGTCAGGTTAGTCAAAATCTGGAGAGAGGCCGGAAGTTTTTCAGGCACTATTCCTTAAGGCCGGTTGGTGAGTGAATCATTCTTTATCATCCTTCTTTCTTTTCTTGTTAGAGGGTGACTGCTCATACGACTTCCTTTTGAGTCTCTGGTTGGCGGGCAGGTGGGTCTGTTTGTGCTTTTTCAGATTGCTCGCGAAGCTGGTGCTGTAGTGGCAGCCCTCATGGTCACACTGGTGCACTTTGGGTCTTTTGGGTCTCTGGTCGGCAGGCAAGTGGGTCTGTTTATGCGCTTTCAGAGTGCTCGCGAAGCTGGCGCTGTAGTGGCAGCCCTCATGGTCACACTGGTGCACTTTGGGTTTCCTGGGTCTCTTGGCTCTCTGGCTGGCAGGCAGGTGGATCTGTTTGTGCTTTTTCAGATTGCCCGTGAGGTTGGTGCTGTAGTGACAGCCCTCATGGTCACAATGGTGCACTTTGGGTTTTTTGGGTCTCTGGTCGGCAGGCAGGTGGGTCTGTTTGTGCACATTCAGATTGCCTAACTGGTCGCTGCTGTAGTTGCAGCCCTGATAGTCACACTGGTGCACCTTGGGTTTCTTGGGTCTCTGGTCGGCGGGCAGGTGGGTTTGTTTATGCGATTTCAGATGGCTGACCTGAGCGGTACGGTAGTTGCAACCCTCATGGTCACACTGATGCACCTTGGGTTTCCTGGGTCTCTGGTCGGCGGGCAGGTGGGTTTGTTTGTGCGTTTTCAGATTGCCCATATGGCCAGTGCCGTAGTCGCAGCCCTCATGGCCACACCGGTGCACCTTGGGTCTCTGGTCAGCAGGCAGGTGGGTCTGTTTGTGCGTTTTCAGAGATTTACTGTAATCGGTGCTGAAGTTGCAGCCGTCATGGTCACACCGGTGCATCCTGGGTCTCTGGTCAGCAGGCAGGTGGATCCGTTTGTGTTTTTTCAGATCGCTGGTGTAGTCAGAGCTGTAGTTGCAACCCTCATGGTCACACCGGTGCACCCTGGGTCTCTGGTCGGCAGGCAGGTGGGTCTGTTTGTGCATATTTAGATGGCCTGTGTGGCCGGTACTGTATTGGCAGCCCTGATGGTCACACTGGTGCACTTTGGTTCTCTTGGTTCTCTTGGGTCTCTGGTCGGCAGCAAGCGGGTGGGTCTGTTGGTCGGTTGACTCAGTGGGCATTTGATTGTCTGAAATGGACTCCTGACTCATCATTTCCAGTCCCAGAGTCGCACAATACTGACTGAATTCCTTTAATGCCAGAAGCGAATCAACTGTCGTATTTACAGACTGAACATCAGTTTCAGTATAAGTTCCAGTATCAGTGTCGTGTTTCTCAGAAAGGTTGTTGCTGCTTTCATCAGAGGCACCGCTGTCTTCACTGCCACTGTCTTCGCTGTAGGCACTATCATCAGAGGCTGCCTGACTTTCAACGCCAGGGTCAGGAGCAACGCCAGTGGCAGGAAAGACGCCAGGGTCAGGAGCAACGCCAGTGGCAGGAAAGACGCCAGTGGCAGGAAAAAAGCAATAGCGACTGTCTGACTTTAAGAGTGGCTTTAAGAGGATGTCATCACCGAAGCAAAGCCGTGGCATATCGACGTGGTACCATTCAATGGCCTCGTTTTCTTCTTCAATACTCTCCTTTTCTGGTTCCCCGAGTCTTTTGTCGCTTCTAAAGCGAGCGAGCATCAGACTTCCCCTTTGTCTGGCTGTTTCAATGATTTTACGTTGCTGGTCGTCTTTTTGCCGTATCTCAGTGGCGATAGCTTTAACCGTAGAGTCAAGCGCATCCCGGACTGGAAAAAGAGGAAGAAGCATAGTTTCGACCAGTGATAGGTCCGGGGAGTGAAGGCCGATTTTCAGGTTATCGTCAGGTAAAAACCTGATCCGGGTCGGCTGGTTATTTCCGAAGCATGAGACCTCAACAAAATACTTCGGAGGGGTGATAAGCGTCTTGCCGACAGCCAGAGCGAAGAGCAAAGGCAACCTGATTTCCTGGGCGTGGCCATTAAAGCAATGCACAGAAAAAACAATGGCCAAGGTCAAAATCAATTGTTTTTTGAATAGCAAGGCTTGGCTTCCCGGTCGTTGAAATGCCTATTTGAAATTCAGGTTAGTAAAAATCCGGAGAGAGGTCGGAGGTTTCTTTGAGGCGAGTTGGGAGGCGGATCATTCTTTACCATTTTTTATCATCCTGCTTTCTTTTCTTGTTAGATGGCGGCTGGTCATACCCTTTTCTTTTGGGTCTCTGGTGGTAAGGCAGGTGGGTCTGTTTGTGCCTTCTTAGATCGTCCGCCCGGTAGGTGCTGTAGTCACAGCTCTCGTGGTCACAGTGGTGCCCCCTGGGTCTCTGGTCGGCAGGCAGGTGAGTCTGTTTGTGCCTTTCCAAATGGCTCGGCCGGTCGGTGCGGTAGTTGCAGCCTTCATGGTCACACTGGTGCGGCTTGTGTCTCTGGTCGGCAGGCAGGTGGGTTCGTTTGTGCTTTTTGATACTACTCGCCAGATCGGAGCTGTAGTTGCAGCCCTCATGGTCACACTGGTGTTCCTTGGACATCTCGAGTCTCTGATCGACAGGCAGGTGTCTCCGTTTGTGCCTTTTCAGATGGCTCATTTGGTCGGTGCCGTAGTCGCAGCCCTCGTGGTCACACTGGTGCACCCTGGATTTTCTGGGTCTCTGGTCGGCAGGCAGGTGGGTTTTTTGGTGCCTTTTCAGATGACCCTCACGGTTGGTGCTGTAGACGCAGCCCTCATGGTCACACCGGTGCGCCCTGACTCTCTGGTCGGCAGGCAGATGGCTCTGTTTGTGCGTTTTCAGATTTCCCTTGTGGTCGGTGCTGTAGTTGCAACCCTCATGGTCACACCGGTGCGCCCTGACTCTCTGGTCGGCAGGCAGGTGGGTTTGTTGGTGCGTTTTCAGATGGCCTTTGTTGCCGGTGCGGTAGTGGCAGCCCTCATGGTCACACTGGTGTATCCTGGGTCTCTGGTCAGCAGGCAGGTGGGTCTGTTTGTCGGTTGACTCAATGGGCATTTCACTGTCTGAAATGGACTCCTGATTCATCATATTCTGTCTCAGGGTCACACAATACTGACTGAATTCATTTAATGCCCGAAAAGGTTCAACTGTCGTGTTTACACACTGAGCAGCCGTTTCAGTATTAGTGTTGTTTTCGTCAGAAAGTTTGTTGCTGCTTTCATCAGAGGAGCCGCTGTCTTCATTGCCACTGTCTTCGCTGTAGGCACTATCATCAGAGGCTGCCCGACTGCAGCCCCCGGCTAAACTTATCCGGATAGGTTGGCTATTTCCCAAGCAGACCTGCTCCTGCGGTATTCTATTTTCCTGACCGTGGTCATCAGAGCAATACACAGAAAAGGCAATGGCAAAGATCACAATCAATGGATTTTTGGATAGCAAGGCCTGACTTCCCAGTTGTTGAAATGCTTATTGGGAAATCAGGTTAGTCAAAATCTGGAGAGAGGTCGGAGATTTCTTTGAGGCGGGTTGGGAGGCGGCTCATCCTTTATCACCCTTCTTTCTTTTCTTGTCAGACGGCTGCTGGTCATGCGCTTTCCTTTTGGGGCTCTGGTCGGCAGGCGGGTGGGTCCGTTTGTGCCTTTTCAGATTGTTCGTGTAGTCGGTGCTGTAGTTGCAGCCCTGACGGTCACACCGGTGCAACTTGACTCTCTGGTCGACAGACAGGTGGGTCTGTTTGTGCCTTTTCAGATCGCCCGTGTAGTCGGCGCTGAAGTTGCAGCCCTGATGATCGCACTGGTGCAGCCCGGTTCTCTGGTCGGCAGGCAGGTGGGT contains these protein-coding regions:
- a CDS encoding C2H2-type zinc finger protein; this encodes MLSKNPLIVIFAIAFSVYCSDDHGQENRIPQEQVCLGNSQPIRISLAGGCSRAASDDSAYSEDSGNEDSGSSDESSNKLSDENNTNTETAAQCVNTTVEPFRALNEFSQYCVTLRQNMMNQESISDSEMPIESTDKQTHLPADQRPRIHQCDHEGCHYRTGNKGHLKTHQQTHLPADQRVRAHRCDHEGCNYSTDHKGNLKTHKQSHLPADQRVRAHRCDHEGCVYSTNREGHLKRHQKTHLPADQRPRKSRVHQCDHEGCDYGTDQMSHLKRHKRRHLPVDQRLEMSKEHQCDHEGCNYSSDLASSIKKHKRTHLPADQRHKPHQCDHEGCNYRTDRPSHLERHKQTHLPADQRPRGHHCDHESCDYSTYRADDLRRHKQTHLPYHQRPKRKGYDQPPSNKKRKQDDKKW